The genomic DNA TGGCCGGAACGAAGGCGTATTCGTTCGGCAATACCCAATACAGAATCATGCTGATGATGAGGATCGGCATGACCGCGAACAGCCACAGCCTCACCTTCCGATTGGACAGATTGAATTCGAACCGTTCCATGCGTTCCCCTCCTTTTCTCCTTATCGGGTTTCCCTCGTCTGCTTTTCAAGATACTCTTTCTCCTGTTTAGCGGGTAGAAGGCCCTTTGCTTTCCCGATGTTGCCGCCCATGAGGCTCCAGACGGTGTTATGGTCGCCGACGACCTGTGAGAAGTCTCCTTTTTGCCATTGGGTGAGGATCTCCCGGTACTCTTCATCGTTCTTGTAGTTTTTCTCATCCAGCTGCTGCAGCAGGAAGGCGATCCGCTCATCGGTGATTTCGAAGAACGACCATTTCTCCCCTGCCCTCACCTTCTGGTGGCTCATGGCGTGGATGTATTGCCGCATCAATTCTTCTGATATCGGGGTCTTGACGTCTCCTTCAAATGGGTTGCCGTCCACTTTACCGGTGAAAGTATGTTTATTCGGCTTTACACCCGCTGCCGAAGCTGAACCTTCTTTACTTTCATGCGCAGACTTCCGTTCGGGCTCAAGACTCTCAAGGGTAATATAGACACCCACCACGGTCACCAGAAGGACTGCTCCCAGAATAATCCCCACCCATTTCCTGCTCATACACGTCCTCCTTTTTCTCTCTTATGGTATTTATTTCTATATAACGCAGGCTGATTCCTGCCCGATCACGCCCTTCCCATACAAAACAAAAAAGAGCCCGTGAAGAGCTCTTATCACTTTACCTTGAGGGACAAATTCCCTTTATTCGTTTGGTAGAGTATGGATGTTTTTTCTTTTCCATCGAGCTGATACCTGGTTTCTGACTCTTTTACCACCATTACGGACTCGTAATCGTCGTAGCGGAGGGACAGGATATATTTGCTCTTCTCCAAGAAGGCAAGGGGTTCCTTTGTGAAGGTGAGGGTCACCAGGGTTCCCTTCTGTTCGACAATCCCTTCCAGGATGAAGGTATCCTCGATGAAATAGCGGTCTTGCAGTTCGACAGCCTGGATTTCAGGAATACTGTGGCCGGTCAGCTCAATGTCGAAAACGACACTCTTCCCTGCCTGTCTTTCATCCACGACCTTCGCCTGGACAGGGATTTCAATAGGAATCGTCGTGCCATCGGAAAGTTGGGCGATCCTGTACGGAAGGCCTCCCCGTTCTTCCTGCAGGGCCTCAGCTCCGGAAGTTGCCCATTCGGCCAAGGCCACGACCCGTTCATATTCCCTGTTCACAAGAAGACAGAAGTATTCTTTGTTCAATGGCTTCTTTATGGTTTCTTCCAATGTGTAAGGGCGATTATAGCTTGAAAACAAATAGAGGACTTCTTCGAACTTCTTAAAGTATGCCTGCTGATTTTCACTGTTCACGAAATGTTTCCGGTTGAATAACCGGGTGATGCTGTCGAACTCCACCAGCCGGTTCACGATCATCTTTTCCTCTTCAGGTGGAAGATTCTTATCCAACACATATTTCAACACCTGAATATTGGTATCCATCTTTTCAATAATATCCGTCTGTCTGGTCAGGGACATATTATCAGAGAAACGGTTGATGTAATAGATAGGCGCAGTCGTGGTTGAGATCGTACCGACCGACGTGAGTACATCGATGAAGAACTGCTTATCTTCTGCATACTTCATCTCGGGGAAACGGATGTTGTGCTCCTTCAGGAAGGAAAGCCTCATCATCCTTGCAGTCGGCCCGAGGTGGTAGAAGATATGGGGAATGGAATACGGCGAAACGCCTTTCCTCACCTTGCAGGATTCATAGCGTCCCACGAGTTTCTCATTCTTTGAGTTCACCTGAATCGTCTTCCCTACACCGTAATCCGTCTTCGATTCCTCCATGAGATCATATAGTTGGCGGACAGCATCGTGATCCAACCAGTCGTCGCCATCAAGGAACATCAGGTAGGTGGAATTGGCCAAGTGAACCCCGAGATTCCTCGGGAACGCTGGAGTGCCAGTGTTTTCTTCCAGGAATACGGCGACGATATTATCATACAGATCGACAAATTTCTTCAGCATTGGACGTGATTTATCCCCTGATCCATCGTCGATGACAATCGCGGTAATATTGGAGAACCCGAACGTCTGCACGATCACCGAATCGATGGCTTTGATCAGGTATTTCTCCGCATTGTACACGGGGATGACCACCGTCACCTTGGATTTTCTTTTAAGCGCGGCATTATTGAAGACCGTATATGGAACTTTATCAAAATAGGTATCTTTCTCCGTTTTAAATGGCAGTAAATCTAAGAGTTTCAAATTCATTTCTCCCACTATCATAATAGATTGCTTCTAAACAATACCCGTTTCACAAGGAAAATCACCATGATTTCATTTCTTTTATTTCCCAAGGTGAGGGCTTCCAATGATTAGACGTAGATGTCCCGGGGAAAGTTCCATCATTTATCCAAATAAAAAAAAGCTGTAAAGAAAAGAATTGATATCTCTTCCTTACAGCAAGTGGGTATTAGAAGCGCTTATATCCGACAAACTTCGGAGCCCAATAAGTATTATTCAGCTTCGTCACCACAACGCCGCTGTCAGATGCATGGATGAATTCCCCGTTTCCGAGGTAGATTCCCATGTGGCTGATGCCGGCTTTGTAAGTATTTTCGAAAAATACGAGGTCACCCGGAACCGGATTGGAGA from Rossellomorea marisflavi includes the following:
- a CDS encoding DUF6241 domain-containing protein; this encodes MSRKWVGIILGAVLLVTVVGVYITLESLEPERKSAHESKEGSASAAGVKPNKHTFTGKVDGNPFEGDVKTPISEELMRQYIHAMSHQKVRAGEKWSFFEITDERIAFLLQQLDEKNYKNDEEYREILTQWQKGDFSQVVGDHNTVWSLMGGNIGKAKGLLPAKQEKEYLEKQTRETR
- a CDS encoding glycosyltransferase family 2 protein; this translates as MKLLDLLPFKTEKDTYFDKVPYTVFNNAALKRKSKVTVVIPVYNAEKYLIKAIDSVIVQTFGFSNITAIVIDDGSGDKSRPMLKKFVDLYDNIVAVFLEENTGTPAFPRNLGVHLANSTYLMFLDGDDWLDHDAVRQLYDLMEESKTDYGVGKTIQVNSKNEKLVGRYESCKVRKGVSPYSIPHIFYHLGPTARMMRLSFLKEHNIRFPEMKYAEDKQFFIDVLTSVGTISTTTAPIYYINRFSDNMSLTRQTDIIEKMDTNIQVLKYVLDKNLPPEEEKMIVNRLVEFDSITRLFNRKHFVNSENQQAYFKKFEEVLYLFSSYNRPYTLEETIKKPLNKEYFCLLVNREYERVVALAEWATSGAEALQEERGGLPYRIAQLSDGTTIPIEIPVQAKVVDERQAGKSVVFDIELTGHSIPEIQAVELQDRYFIEDTFILEGIVEQKGTLVTLTFTKEPLAFLEKSKYILSLRYDDYESVMVVKESETRYQLDGKEKTSILYQTNKGNLSLKVK